From Paenibacillus sp. V4I7, one genomic window encodes:
- a CDS encoding response regulator: MFVDVAENGAVDINMVGYKRYDAILMNLQMPVMDGYEATHQIIKIGYKVPPIIAMTADAVKGVKEQVLEAGMKAYITKPFEPIELFSVGK; the protein is encoded by the coding sequence GTGTTTGTCGATGTGGCGGAGAATGGTGCGGTAGATATAAACATGGTAGGATATAAGCGGTATGACGCCATTTTAATGAACTTGCAAATGCCTGTGATGGACGGATATGAGGCTACGCATCAAATCATAAAGATAGGCTACAAAGTTCCACCCATTATCGCTATGACGGCTGATGCGGTGAAGGGCGTTAAGGAGCAAGTGCTTGAAGCAGGAATGAAGGCTTATATAACAAAGCCCTTTGAACCCATTGAGCTGTTCAGTGTGGGGAAATAA
- a CDS encoding Hpt domain-containing protein: MWGNKTELYHRILRLFVQNHAETAVKIREALQADDIKKAILLVHTLKGIASNIGAIDISSSAYVLQVAMDETILDSQSNYEQLESKLTEVNRKLEGVLAAIDNYMR, translated from the coding sequence GTGTGGGGAAATAAAACGGAATTATATCATCGAATTTTACGGCTATTTGTGCAAAATCATGCAGAAACAGCTGTAAAAATTCGAGAGGCGCTTCAAGCAGACGACATCAAGAAAGCTATATTGCTGGTTCATACGCTGAAAGGGATTGCTTCTAATATTGGGGCGATAGATATTTCCAGCTCGGCCTATGTCTTGCAGGTTGCAATGGATGAAACAATTCTTGATTCACAAAGTAACTATGAACAGCTGGAATCTAAGCTGACAGAAGTTAATCGCAAATTAGAAGGGGTTTTAGCAGCGATAGATAACTATATGAGGTAG